Proteins encoded together in one Antennarius striatus isolate MH-2024 chromosome 13, ASM4005453v1, whole genome shotgun sequence window:
- the ggnbp2 gene encoding gametogenetin-binding protein 2, protein MARLVAVCREGEEEYPFLARQIPLYIEDSLTMVMEFSDINMEVDSHTINMSHWKQFLEYHSKLKQQDLNIALMVTSREVYGVLAQLVPCVGCRRSVERLFSRLMESGNPALEPLTVKPTGMLSVSKACLADAKKLYSLFYVHGSKLNDMIDAIPKSKKNKRCQLHSLDTHKPKPLGGSWMDIWELMSQECRDEVVLVDSTCLLETLETYLRKHRFCTDCKNKVLRAYNILMGEVDSSKEKRYRAVLYEGLCCCPHERHIHVCCETDFIAHLLGRAEPEFAGGYECRERHAKTIDIAQEEVLTCLGIHLYERLHRIWQKLRAEEQTWQILFHLGVDALRKSFEMAVEKMQGISRLEQFVEELSEEERAKELKQEKKRQKRKNRRKNKCSFHISAETEDKEKNLDEGSLKGSCKVCGNHDEEDGEETGCDESIITTGSASCSCDIKQDLSPHCNGSDCGYSSCTESSEKGSRGSSDVACSEGICNHDEAGEDSNVHLCAEDKEEDGIVGCIDCWPHSDENPQCKSKRKDLFTNQDGACISDGNTADLSPQSLHTAQTKGVFSSLCSDTFTSIALRLPWTAPQMSLHAGPPEANVSLEELLNDSDVTSDEENCLTQDEIQAFLERNQSFYNNRHQYRQLLKEKFTNYCHATEQGKPVCGKCFASTGFN, encoded by the exons ATGGTGATGGAATTTTCTGATATCAACATGGAAGTTGACAGCCACACTATAAATATGTCTCACTGGAAGcaatttttggag TATCACTCCAAGTTGAAGCAGCAGGACTTGAATATTGCTCTGATGGTGACATCTAGAGAAGTGTATGGTGTGTTAGCTCAGCTGGTGCCATGTGTGGGCTGCAGACGAAGCGTGGAGCGTCTCTTCTCACGTTTAATGGAATCAGGGAACCCGGCTCTGGAGCCCCTCACAGTCAAACCCACAGGCATGCTTTCTGTTAGTAAAGCCTGTCTAGCAGACGCAAAGAAGTTATATTCCCTCTTCTATGTCCATGG gtCAAAGTTGAATGACATGATTGACGCTATtccaaaaagtaaaaagaacaagCGCTGTCAGTTACACTCCTTGGATACTCATAAACCTAAACCTTTGGG GGGAAGCTGGATGGATATTTGGGAGCTGATGTCTCAGGAGTGCCGAGATGAGGTGGTCTTAGTCGACAGCACTTGTCTCTTAGAAACATTAGAGACATACTTGCGCAAACACAG GTTTTGCACtgactgtaaaaataaagtacTGAGGGCATACAACATATTGATGGGTGAGGTAGACAGCTCAAAAGAGAAGAGGTATCGTGCCGTCTTGTATGAGGGATTATGCTGCTGCCCCCATGAACGTCACATCCATGTTTGCTGTGAGACCGATTTCATCGCTCACCTTCTGGGCCGAGCAGAGCCAGAATTTGCTGGAGGATATGA gtGCAGAGAGAGACATGCTAAGACCATTGACATAGCACAAGAAGAGGTCCTGACCTGTCTGGGTATTCACCTCTATGAGCGACTGCACAGGATCTGGCAGAAACTACGAGCAGAGGAGCAGACCTGGCAGATATTATTCCACCTGGGAGTTGATGCACTTCGCAAAAGTTTTGAG ATGGCCGTGGAAAAGATGCAGGGGATCAGTCGACTGGAGCAGTTTGTTGAGGAGCtgtctgaggaggagagagcCAAAGAGttgaagcaggaaaaaaagaggCAAAAACGAAAAAATCGTCGTAAAAACAAGTGTAGCTTCCACATATCTGCAGAGACAGAGGACAAAGAGAAGAACCTGGATGAG GGTTCTCTCAAGGGATCTTGTAAGGTGTGTGGCAACCAcgatgaggaggatggagaagagACTGGATGCGATGAGAGCATCATCACGactggaagcgcttcctgtagCTGCGACATTAAACAAG ATTTATCACCCCATTGCAACGGCAGCGACTGCGGGTACTCCTCCTGTACAGAAAGCAGCGAGAAAGGGTCACGAGGATCCTCTGATGTTGCCTGCTCTGAGGGAATATGCAATCACGATGAAGCAG GAGAGGATTCAAATGTTCATCTCTGTGCTGAAgacaaggaggaggatggaATAGTTGGCTGCATTGACTGTTGGCCACATTCTGATGAAAACCCTCAATGCAAGAGTAAAAGAAAGGATTTGTTCACCAACCAG GATGGAGCTTGTATATCCGATGGGAATACAGCCGACCTCAGTCCACAATCATTGCACACTGCGCAAACCAAAGGAGTCTTCTCCTCCTTATGTAGTGATACATTTACCAGCATTGCTCTACGGTTACCGTGGACAGCACCTCAGATGAGCCTTCATGCTGGTCCCCCAGAGGCAAATGTCAGTCTTGAGGAACTTCTT AATGACTCAGACGTGACTTCAGATGAAGAGAATTGTCTGACACAAGATGAAATCCAAGCTTTTTTAGAAAGAAACCAGTCCTTCTACAACAACCGCCACCAGTACCGACAGCTCCTGAAGGAGAAATTCACCAACTACTGCCACGCCACTGAGCAAGGCAAGCCTGTCTGTGGAAAGTGTTTTGCCTCCACTGGCTTCAACTAG
- the dhrs11a gene encoding dehydrogenase/reductase SDR family member 11a, giving the protein MERWKGRVALVTGASVGIGAAVARALVQQGMRVVGCARNVDKIEKLAAECQSAGYSGTLIPYKCDLSNEEEILSMFSAIKTLHKGVDVCINNAGLAHNEPLLSGKTEGWRNMIDVNILALSICTREAYKSMKERNVDDGHIININSMTGHRVMPSADEHFYSATKYAVTALTEGIRQELREANTHIRATCISPGIVETEFAFRHHNSDPEKAASVYESMKCLKAEDIASAVTFVLSAPPHVQIGDVQMRPVEQVS; this is encoded by the exons ATGGAGCGGTGGAAGGGCAGAGTGGCCCTGGTGACCGGAGCCTCGGTGGGGATTGGAGCGGCTGTAGCCCGGGCACTGGTCCAGCAAGGCATGAGGGTTGTCGGCTGTGCCAGGAATGTTGACAAAATAGAG AAGCTGGCAGCAGAATGCCAGAGCGCGGGCTACAGCGGCACATTGATCCCCTACAAGTGTGATCTGTCTAATGAGGAGGAGATCCTGTCCATGTTTTCAGCAATCAAAACTCTGCACAAGGGTGTGGACGTGTGCATCAACAACGCCGGGCTGGCCCACAACGAGCCCCTGCTGAGCGGAAAGACCGAAGGCTGGAGGAACATGATCGAT GTGAACATCTTAGCCCTGTCTATCTGCACTCGGGAGGCATACAAATCAATGAAGGAGAGGAACGTGGACGACGGACACATCATCAATATCAACAG TATGACTGGGCACCGAGTGATGCCGAGCGCTGACGAGCATTTTTACTCTGCCACAAAATACGCTGTGACGGCTCTGACTGAGGGGATCCGGCAAGAACTCCgagaagcaaacacacacatcagagccACA TGTATTTCCCCCGGAATAGTGGAGACAGAGTTCGCCTTCAGGCACCACAACAGCGATCCAGAAAAAGCAGCTTCTGTCTATGAGAGTATGAAG TGTTTAAAAGCAGAAGACATAGCCAGTGCAGTCACGTTCGTGCTAAGTGCCCCTCCTCATGTCCAG ATTGGAGATGTGCAGATGAGGCCAGTGGAGCAGGTGTCATAG
- the si:ch211-283g2.1 gene encoding sodium- and chloride-dependent GABA transporter ine has protein sequence MLVVLGIPLLHMELIVGQYTRKGPVHALSIVCPLLKGVGIASVAISFALCTYYNVVITWALYYLFNSFQNPLPWENCNNTWNTPNCTNQATNNSGSVTASQEFFRHKMLEQTSGVEETGGMRWELFLILVLAWILIYICIFKGVKSTGKVVYFTALFPYVMLIALLINNVQLPGALDGIKFFIVPKWDMLQSVEVWVNAAVQIFNSIGIGFGSLIAMSSYNSFNNNILKDTLTISIVNSLTSILAGFVIFSALGYMSYLQGIPVGDLAVDGVGLVYVVYPQAFATMPASQLWAVMFFFMLLCLGLDTQFVMVEVLVTSLLDEFYKTLIAIFKRKELLILLVCAVTFLLGVPCVLQVGIYVFQLMDHYTAIVSIVFLAFFEVVAICWSYGVTRLSHNLEEMTGKRANIFFRVCWLIIAPVLIAVIMVFSVIKFKPARYESYVFPPWAQGVGWVIAMFSIIWIPLGVLHTLWKLPGSFIQKLKLSITPYALNELSKSPYYERGGTYRDPGIPVITSTIDLPEKSPAETYF, from the exons ATGCTGGTGGTATTGGGGATCCCTCTGCTCCATATGGAACTGATTGTGGGTCAGTACACAAGGAAAGGGCCTGTCCATGCCTTGAGTATCGTCTGCCCTTTGTTAAAAG GAGTGGGCATAGCATCGGTGGCTATCTCCTTTGCCTTGTGTACTTATTATAATGTCGTCATCACTTGGGCCCTCTATTATCTCTTCAACTCCTTCCAGAATCCACTTCCTTGGGAGAACTGCAACAACACATGGAACACACCCAACTGCACCAATCAAGCCACCAACAACAGCGGCTCAGTCACTGCTAGCCAGGAGTTCTTCAG ACACAAGATGTTGGAGCAAACTAGTGGAGtggaggagacaggagggatGCGTTGGGAGCTTTTCCTTATTCTCGTTCTGGCTTGGATCCTCATTTACATTTGCATCTTTAAGGGGGTGAAGTCAACGGGCAAG GTGGTGTACTTCACGGCTCTGTTCCCATATGTTATGTTGATCGCCCTTCTGATCAATAATGTGCAGCTTCCAGGAGCATTAGATGGAATAAAGTTTTTCATTGTACCGAAATGGGACATGCTGCAGTCAGTGGAG GTGTGGGTGAATGCTGCAGTTCAGATCTTCAACTCCATTGGGATTGGATTTGGTTCCTTGATTGCCATGTCCAGCTACAACTCCTTCAACAACAACATATTGAA AGACACCCTGACTATATCAATCGTCAACTCCCTGACCAGTATCCTGGCAggttttgtcattttctccGCCTTGGGCTACATGTCTTATCTACAGGGCATTCCAGTCGGCGATCTGGCCGTGGACG GTGTAGGACTGGTTTATGTTGTTTACCCACAAGCTTTTGCCACAATGCCAGCGTCTCAGCTCTGGGCTGTGATGTTCTTTTTCATGCTGCTCTGTCTTGGACTGGACACCCAG TTTGTGATGGTTGAAGTGCTGGTGACGAGTCTCCTGGATGAGTTCTACAAGACTTTGATTGCTATTTTTAAGCGGAAGGAGCTGCTGATTCTTTTGGTTTGTGCTGTGACTTTCCTCCTCGGGGTTCCTTGCGTGTTGCAG GTGGGAATCTATGTTTTCCAGCTGATGGACCACTACACTGCTATTGTGTCCATTGTATTTCTTGCATTCTTTGAAGTCGTAGCCATCTGTTGGAGTTATG GGGTGACTCGACTTTCACACAACCTAGAagaaatgacaggaaaaagagCTAACATCTTCTTCCGAGTGTGTTGGCTCATAATTGCTCCAGTGCTGATCGCT GTCATCATGGTTTTCTCAGTCATCAAGTTCAAACCTGCGCGTTATGAAAGCTATGTGTTCCCTCCCTGGGCTCAAGGTGTCGGATGGGTCATCGCCATGTTCTCCATCATCTGGATTCCTTTGGGTGTTCTTCACACCTTGTGGAAGCTCCCCGGCTCATTCATACAG AAGCTGAAGCTATCCATCACACCGTACGCTCTGAATGAACTATCAAAGAGTCCGTATTATGAGAGGGGAGGAACCTACAGAGATCCAGGCATCCCTGTCATCACCTCAACCATTGATCTACCTGAGAAGTCTCCAGCTGAGACATACTTTTAA